In Alteracholeplasma palmae J233, a single genomic region encodes these proteins:
- the rsmI gene encoding 16S rRNA (cytidine(1402)-2'-O)-methyltransferase — protein MINQISFKEQKPTLYIVSTPIGNLKDITYRAIEILSSVDYILAEDTRVTDKLLKHYFINKKLISYHEHNKFEKEELILKLLSENNHIALVSDAGTPMISDPGYEITQTVMQNEYPVVAIPGASALLTALITSNIAPMPFIFIGFLPRKQSDQKTFLEKYKSYQEALIIYESPKRIEKTLQVIYEVYGNRKISLARELTKKFETITNGYIEDILKTELNLLGEYVLIIEGNQIEVDYNEITIEAHVLLYIKQGYTEKEALKLVAKDRNVKKSDIYQAYKIK, from the coding sequence ATGATTAATCAAATAAGTTTTAAAGAACAAAAACCAACTTTATATATTGTCTCAACTCCAATAGGAAATCTTAAAGATATTACATATAGAGCTATTGAAATATTAAGCTCAGTTGATTATATCTTAGCAGAAGATACCAGAGTAACAGATAAATTATTAAAACATTATTTTATTAATAAAAAACTGATTTCTTATCATGAGCATAATAAGTTTGAAAAAGAAGAACTGATTTTAAAACTATTATCAGAAAATAATCATATTGCCTTAGTCAGTGATGCTGGGACCCCTATGATAAGTGATCCAGGCTATGAAATCACCCAAACAGTAATGCAAAATGAATATCCTGTTGTGGCAATACCAGGAGCAAGTGCTTTACTTACTGCACTTATAACATCTAATATTGCACCAATGCCTTTTATCTTCATTGGTTTTTTGCCAAGAAAACAAAGTGATCAAAAAACTTTCTTAGAAAAATATAAAAGTTATCAAGAAGCCCTCATTATTTATGAATCTCCAAAAAGAATAGAAAAAACGCTTCAAGTTATATATGAAGTTTATGGCAATAGAAAAATTTCTTTAGCAAGAGAACTTACTAAAAAATTTGAGACCATTACTAATGGGTATATAGAAGATATATTAAAAACAGAATTAAATCTTCTTGGAGAGTATGTTTTAATCATAGAAGGTAATCAAATAGAAGTAGATTATAACGAAATAACAATAGAAGCACATGTATTGCTCTATATTAAGCAAGGATACACAGAAAAAGAAGCTTTGAAATTAGTAGCAAAAGACAGAAATGTTAAGAAAAGCGATATTTATCAAGCATATAAAATTAAATGA
- a CDS encoding tRNA1(Val) (adenine(37)-N6)-methyltransferase: protein MSFNLDTILLSLFIKTRKSDKKIVDVGTGNGALMLYLSEKTKAKIIGVEIQEKRYHLALENIKLNSLEDQLSCHHIDYNEIDFMKDIDMVVSNPPFFKVNQETKRNLSLDSEIARHEIYLNLEQLIKKTSQILKHGGSFYMIHRPDRLTDIMNLCNKFDLVVKEIQFVHPYIHKEPNHLLIKAVKKGNEGVKILPPLVIYQSQNEYTEYFKAVYSKKD from the coding sequence ATGTCATTTAATTTAGACACCATCTTACTTTCTCTTTTTATTAAGACTAGAAAAAGTGATAAAAAAATTGTTGATGTTGGTACAGGTAATGGGGCTTTAATGCTTTATTTAAGTGAAAAAACAAAAGCTAAAATTATTGGTGTAGAGATACAGGAAAAAAGATATCATCTAGCATTAGAAAATATTAAATTAAATAGTTTAGAAGATCAATTATCTTGCCATCATATAGACTATAATGAAATTGACTTTATGAAAGATATTGATATGGTTGTTTCTAATCCGCCTTTTTTTAAAGTGAATCAAGAGACAAAAAGAAACTTAAGCCTTGATAGCGAAATTGCAAGACATGAAATATATCTCAACTTAGAACAATTAATTAAAAAAACATCTCAAATATTAAAGCATGGTGGCAGTTTTTATATGATTCATAGACCAGATAGGTTAACTGATATTATGAATTTGTGTAACAAGTTTGACCTTGTTGTTAAAGAAATACAATTTGTTCATCCATATATACATAAAGAACCTAACCACTTATTAATTAAAGCAGTAAAAAAAGGTAATGAGGGTGTTAAAATCTTACCACCATTAGTGATTTATCAAAGTCAAAATGAATATACAGAATATTTTAAAGCAGTTTATTCTAAAAAGGATTAA
- a CDS encoding PSP1 domain-containing protein: MKVALVQFKTAGKKYYFGLNNLNVTDNSLVVVETIRGLEIGKVSKIKEIDDSEIETQIKPIIRMANEEDLFNYEENQLLNKDVYQVAKQVAFDLKLKMKIVDAEYTLDRKKLLVYFESDDRIDFRELIKVLNQKYKTRLELRQIGSRDAAKIIGGIGPCGLILCCSTFIGEFDTISIKMAKNQNLSLNPQKISGVCGKLLCCIKYDDDVYTDLKEKMPDVSDMILVNGEKVLVVNINVLGQKIQIKHLETSSYEWISLESLESNGN, from the coding sequence ATGAAGGTTGCTTTAGTTCAATTTAAAACAGCAGGTAAAAAATATTATTTTGGTTTGAATAATTTAAATGTTACAGATAACTCTTTAGTTGTAGTAGAAACAATTAGAGGATTAGAAATTGGAAAAGTTTCTAAAATAAAAGAAATTGATGATTCAGAAATAGAAACTCAAATTAAACCAATCATAAGAATGGCTAATGAAGAAGACTTATTTAACTATGAGGAAAATCAATTGTTAAATAAAGATGTCTATCAAGTAGCTAAGCAAGTTGCCTTTGATTTAAAGTTAAAAATGAAGATTGTTGATGCTGAATATACTTTGGATAGAAAAAAATTGCTTGTTTATTTTGAATCAGATGATCGTATTGATTTTAGAGAACTTATCAAAGTACTTAATCAAAAATATAAAACAAGATTAGAACTTAGACAAATAGGTTCCAGAGATGCCGCTAAGATTATTGGTGGTATTGGTCCATGTGGACTTATCTTGTGCTGTTCCACTTTTATTGGTGAATTTGACACGATATCTATTAAAATGGCTAAGAATCAAAACTTATCATTAAATCCTCAAAAAATATCAGGTGTTTGTGGAAAGTTACTTTGTTGCATTAAATACGATGATGATGTTTACACTGATTTAAAAGAAAAAATGCCTGATGTTTCTGATATGATTTTAGTTAATGGTGAAAAAGTTTTAGTTGTTAATATTAATGTACTAGGACAAAAGATTCAAATTAAACATTTGGAAACATCTAGTTATGAGTGGATTTCTTTAGAAAGTTTAGAATCTAATGGTAACTAG
- a CDS encoding DNA polymerase III, delta prime subunit, with the protein MKKTLEWFKKAISNNRLSHLYMLSGGTNLGKKELALEIAYEIFKNYKDHPKLKELVETFNYANLIYLEKEGNSIKKEQISFLQDEFNKTSLIGGPRVYIIEDIETLTISAANSLLKFMEEPKGTETIGILLTSQKEQVLPTIISRSQVILLNEQTENEIVNDLIENQILEEDAYLLSVITKDVKDALELLEDPNYLSVKETFLKLTRNWQKTSETLRILLGLPTFLWEDKKWFELFLEILIKYFLDIIHIHMHQEVYFKKDDTLSVNSTKLNVIQCQNMISDIQDKIKEQRYYINLELAFSSLITKLEKRRPRK; encoded by the coding sequence ATGAAAAAAACACTAGAATGGTTTAAAAAGGCAATTAGTAATAACAGATTATCGCATCTATATATGTTAAGTGGTGGAACAAATCTAGGAAAAAAAGAACTTGCCTTAGAAATCGCATATGAAATATTTAAAAATTATAAAGATCATCCTAAATTAAAAGAGTTAGTAGAAACTTTTAATTATGCAAATCTTATATATTTAGAAAAAGAAGGAAACTCCATTAAAAAAGAACAAATAAGTTTTCTTCAAGATGAGTTTAATAAAACATCTTTAATTGGTGGACCTAGAGTTTATATTATTGAAGATATAGAAACTCTTACAATCTCAGCTGCGAATAGTTTACTGAAATTTATGGAAGAACCAAAAGGAACAGAAACAATAGGAATCCTTTTAACAAGCCAAAAAGAACAAGTTCTTCCAACTATTATTTCTAGAAGCCAAGTTATTTTATTAAATGAACAAACTGAAAATGAGATTGTTAATGATTTAATTGAAAATCAGATTTTAGAAGAAGATGCTTACTTACTTTCAGTTATCACAAAAGATGTTAAGGATGCTTTAGAATTATTAGAAGATCCCAATTATTTATCTGTTAAAGAAACCTTTTTAAAGTTGACTAGAAACTGGCAAAAAACATCAGAAACACTTAGAATTTTATTAGGACTTCCTACTTTCTTATGGGAAGATAAAAAATGGTTTGAATTATTTTTAGAAATCTTAATAAAATATTTTTTAGATATTATACATATTCATATGCATCAAGAAGTATATTTTAAAAAAGATGATACTTTATCAGTCAACTCAACTAAGTTAAATGTTATCCAATGTCAAAATATGATTTCTGATATACAAGATAAGATTAAAGAACAAAGATATTATATCAACTTAGAATTAGCATTCAGTTCTCTTATAACTAAACTAGAAAAAAGGAGACCAAGAAAATGA
- the tmk gene encoding dTMP kinase has protein sequence MFITFEGGEGTGKTTIIEKLTRQLQNENFQVVSTREPGGSSIAEQIRKVLLNPENKEITSRTEALLYAASRAQHLDEVVIPALNDNKIVLCDRYIDSSMAYQGYARELGEEFINKINVYALNYMPDLTIYIDLDTKIGQARINNNRKHKIDRLDLEDCSFHDKVRNGYLQIAKKDEKRIFIIDGNQTIDSIYSIIYNKVKTLI, from the coding sequence ATGTTTATTACATTTGAGGGCGGAGAAGGAACCGGGAAAACAACAATTATAGAAAAACTTACTAGACAATTACAAAATGAAAACTTTCAAGTGGTTTCTACTAGAGAACCTGGAGGAAGTAGTATAGCAGAACAAATTAGAAAGGTTCTACTTAATCCTGAAAATAAAGAAATTACTTCTAGAACAGAAGCTTTATTATATGCGGCTTCTAGAGCACAACACTTAGATGAAGTAGTTATTCCTGCACTAAATGATAATAAAATAGTTCTATGTGATAGATATATAGATAGTTCCATGGCTTATCAAGGATATGCTAGAGAACTAGGAGAAGAATTTATTAATAAAATAAATGTATATGCCCTTAACTATATGCCGGATTTAACAATATATATTGACCTAGACACAAAAATTGGTCAGGCAAGAATCAATAATAATAGGAAACATAAAATTGATCGATTAGATTTAGAAGATTGTAGTTTCCATGATAAAGTTAGAAATGGTTATTTACAAATTGCTAAAAAAGATGAAAAAAGAATATTTATTATAGATGGTAATCAAACAATTGATAGTATCTATAGTATTATTTACAATAAAGTAAAAACACTAATATGA
- the truA gene encoding tRNA pseudouridine(38-40) synthase TruA, producing MSVFKMVVSYDGTNYHGYQMQPHETTIQEVIEKALELMTKIKIKTYAASRTDKGVHAEGQVLHFETDLKIEANTFTDAVNKRLPNDIKIVKTTKKNESFHARHSAKSKVYHYVFSKKELTPFNNRFQVYIPNLDYELMKQASNLFIGTHDFTAFGTEIMDKTVTKTMYQVELKETRNAYIFIVHGNHFLKYMVRSMVGTLIDIGRHKKTMDIITKMFETKDRKLAGKTADAKGLCLKRIYYK from the coding sequence ATGTCAGTTTTTAAAATGGTTGTGTCATATGATGGAACAAACTATCATGGCTATCAAATGCAACCTCATGAAACAACGATTCAAGAAGTTATTGAAAAAGCATTAGAGTTAATGACTAAGATAAAGATAAAAACTTATGCTGCAAGCAGAACCGATAAAGGTGTGCATGCAGAAGGACAAGTGCTTCATTTTGAAACAGACTTAAAGATAGAAGCTAATACTTTTACAGATGCCGTCAATAAAAGGTTACCTAACGATATTAAAATTGTTAAGACAACTAAAAAAAATGAAAGTTTTCATGCAAGGCACTCAGCAAAATCTAAAGTATATCATTACGTCTTTTCAAAAAAAGAATTAACCCCCTTTAACAATAGATTTCAAGTATATATACCTAATCTAGATTATGAATTGATGAAACAAGCATCTAACCTCTTTATAGGAACACATGACTTTACAGCGTTTGGGACTGAAATTATGGATAAAACAGTAACAAAAACAATGTATCAGGTAGAATTAAAAGAAACAAGAAATGCATATATTTTTATTGTTCATGGTAACCATTTTTTAAAGTATATGGTTAGATCGATGGTAGGTACTTTAATAGATATTGGTAGACATAAAAAAACAATGGATATTATTACAAAAATGTTTGAGACAAAAGATAGAAAATTAGCTGGTAAAACAGCAGACGCAAAAGGATTATGTTTAAAAAGAATCTATTATAAATAG
- a CDS encoding energy-coupling factor transporter transmembrane component T family protein: MNNIKIGQYLPGNSLLHRMIPSVKIISMILLMVSIFLIPIELKMINLILLGSLFIFALLLVFISSVPFKNVMNNLKGIVFLLVFTSIIQVFYIQTGTLWLETDMSFGLASFGAIIGLIIFYNFTKKYIKFRTIYFLITVVLIFVLQAYLPYMPWANYKLAIYSDAVIRVLFIFVRIMTVIIIASLLTYTTSTTELNDGLETVLKPLKYIGVPVSIFAMMLSLTLRSIPTLLEETEKIMKAQASRGVEFKESKFIQKLGQIISLLVPIFVISFKRSLDLSNAMEVRGYVLGAPRTKLASYRWASKDILALIVSLSVLIGIICFRIVAAYVSF, translated from the coding sequence ATGAATAATATTAAAATTGGACAGTATTTACCAGGAAATTCTTTACTGCATAGAATGATTCCTAGTGTTAAGATTATTAGTATGATCCTTCTTATGGTATCCATTTTCTTAATTCCAATTGAACTGAAAATGATCAACCTGATTTTATTAGGAAGTTTATTTATTTTTGCGTTACTATTAGTCTTTATTTCTTCAGTACCTTTCAAGAATGTTATGAACAATCTTAAAGGAATTGTATTCCTTTTAGTTTTCACATCAATTATTCAAGTCTTTTATATCCAAACAGGAACTTTATGGCTTGAAACAGATATGTCTTTTGGATTAGCTAGTTTTGGTGCTATTATTGGATTAATCATATTCTATAATTTTACTAAAAAATATATTAAATTTAGAACTATTTATTTTTTAATAACTGTAGTTTTAATTTTTGTCTTACAAGCATATTTGCCTTATATGCCATGGGCTAATTATAAGTTAGCTATTTATTCTGATGCGGTGATAAGAGTCTTATTTATTTTTGTAAGAATTATGACAGTTATTATTATTGCCTCATTATTAACTTATACAACCTCTACAACTGAACTTAATGATGGATTAGAAACTGTACTTAAACCATTAAAGTATATTGGAGTGCCTGTTTCAATATTTGCAATGATGTTATCATTAACTTTAAGATCTATTCCTACTTTATTAGAAGAAACAGAAAAAATTATGAAAGCTCAAGCATCTCGTGGAGTTGAATTTAAAGAAAGTAAATTTATTCAAAAATTAGGGCAAATCATTTCACTTTTAGTCCCAATATTTGTTATCTCATTTAAAAGATCATTGGATCTAAGCAATGCTATGGAAGTAAGAGGGTACGTTCTAGGTGCGCCTCGTACAAAACTTGCAAGTTACAGATGGGCATCTAAAGATATTCTAGCTTTAATAGTAAGCTTATCAGTGCTTATAGGAATCATTTGTTTCAGGATAGTGGCGGCATATGTCAGTTTTTAA
- a CDS encoding energy-coupling factor transporter ATPase has protein sequence MGIQFEKVNYEYKAIKKTYKALDNIDLNIDDKNEFIAICGQTGSGKSTLVQLMNALLLPTSGNLKVFNQELPPKKKNTKINYLRQKVGLVFQFPEYQLFESTILKDVMFGPRNFRSSVDEAMIKAKKALETVKIEEPLYEQSPFRISGGQMRRVAIAGILAMEPEVLVLDEPTRGLDPQGQEDIMEIFKEIHDKENKTVILITHDMDIVAQYAKRVLVLNHGKIVFDGTKEALFSHPNFNTFHLDYPTPIKILKHLEKTAKVPYEAKYTYNELLDYLKEVKINE, from the coding sequence ATGGGCATACAATTTGAAAAAGTAAATTATGAATATAAAGCCATCAAAAAAACATATAAAGCTTTAGATAATATTGACTTAAATATTGATGATAAAAATGAATTTATTGCTATTTGTGGACAAACAGGATCAGGGAAGTCCACATTAGTTCAATTGATGAATGCTTTGTTATTACCAACAAGTGGTAATTTAAAAGTTTTTAATCAAGAATTACCGCCTAAAAAGAAAAACACTAAAATTAATTATTTAAGACAAAAAGTAGGATTAGTATTTCAATTTCCTGAATATCAACTTTTTGAAAGTACTATTTTAAAAGATGTTATGTTTGGCCCAAGAAATTTTAGAAGTAGCGTAGATGAGGCAATGATAAAAGCTAAAAAAGCCTTAGAAACTGTCAAAATCGAAGAACCTCTTTATGAACAGTCGCCATTTAGAATTAGTGGTGGGCAAATGAGAAGAGTCGCAATTGCTGGTATTCTTGCAATGGAACCAGAAGTATTAGTTCTTGATGAACCAACAAGAGGTCTAGATCCTCAAGGTCAAGAAGATATTATGGAAATATTTAAAGAAATACATGATAAAGAAAATAAAACAGTTATTTTAATTACACATGATATGGATATTGTTGCGCAATATGCAAAACGTGTTCTTGTATTAAATCACGGTAAAATTGTTTTTGATGGAACAAAAGAAGCACTTTTTTCACATCCTAATTTCAATACATTTCACCTAGATTACCCAACTCCAATTAAGATACTTAAGCATTTAGAAAAAACTGCTAAAGTGCCTTATGAGGCTAAATACACTTATAATGAACTCCTAGATTATTTAAAGGAGGTTAAGATAAATGAATAA
- a CDS encoding energy-coupling factor transporter ATPase: protein MIKVDNLSFSYYNSSETLKEISFNIPKGKWISIIGHNGSGKSTLSKLLVGLLEPQKGTITIDDLEINENNLAEVRRKIGIVFQNPDNQFVGVTVKHDIAFGLENQQIPKNEMIERIHHYAKLVGMEEYLDKEPQQLSGGQKQRVAIAASLAMEQEVIIFDEATSMLDPEGVLEISELIYKLNKEHEKTIITITHDLDFASKSDYILVLNEGNLVLQGTPLEVFKEEKILIDARLKLPYSLRLYHDIKKSGHEINKKLVDALWAYNLKK, encoded by the coding sequence ATGATAAAAGTAGATAACCTTTCATTTTCATATTATAATTCATCTGAGACACTAAAAGAAATATCTTTTAATATTCCAAAAGGAAAGTGGATTTCAATTATTGGTCATAATGGATCAGGAAAGTCAACACTGTCAAAATTATTGGTAGGTCTTTTAGAACCGCAAAAAGGCACAATTACAATTGATGATTTAGAAATTAATGAAAATAATTTAGCAGAAGTAAGAAGAAAAATAGGTATTGTTTTTCAAAATCCAGATAATCAATTTGTTGGGGTTACAGTTAAACATGATATTGCGTTTGGACTTGAAAATCAACAAATTCCTAAAAATGAAATGATTGAAAGAATTCATCATTATGCAAAACTAGTAGGTATGGAAGAGTATCTTGATAAAGAGCCTCAACAACTATCAGGTGGACAAAAACAAAGAGTTGCGATTGCAGCTAGTTTAGCCATGGAACAAGAAGTAATCATTTTTGATGAAGCTACTTCTATGTTAGACCCTGAAGGTGTTTTAGAAATATCAGAATTAATATATAAACTCAATAAAGAACACGAAAAGACAATAATTACCATTACTCATGATCTTGATTTTGCTTCTAAAAGTGATTATATACTTGTTTTAAACGAGGGAAACCTTGTTTTACAAGGAACTCCTTTAGAAGTCTTTAAAGAAGAAAAAATCCTAATAGACGCTAGATTAAAGTTACCTTACAGTTTAAGACTTTATCATGATATTAAAAAATCAGGTCATGAAATAAATAAAAAGTTGGTGGATGCATTATGGGCATACAATTTGAAAAAGTAA
- a CDS encoding thioredoxin family protein: MALELELIDFKKDVLDNNIISIVFFHASWCRNCKSLFPVLENLEEDLYPLIQVISVDAEKNADFSDQYEIMSLPTCLIFKNGILVEKIIGLNSFEKMKEMILNV, translated from the coding sequence ATGGCATTAGAATTAGAATTAATTGATTTTAAAAAAGATGTTTTAGATAACAATATCATTTCTATCGTCTTTTTTCACGCTTCTTGGTGTAGAAACTGTAAATCTTTATTTCCAGTCTTAGAAAACCTTGAAGAAGATTTATATCCACTTATCCAAGTTATTAGTGTCGATGCAGAAAAAAATGCAGACTTTAGCGATCAATATGAAATTATGAGTTTACCAACATGTCTTATTTTTAAAAATGGCATACTAGTTGAAAAAATCATTGGTCTTAATAGCTTTGAAAAAATGAAAGAGATGATTTTAAATGTATGA
- a CDS encoding NAD(P)/FAD-dependent oxidoreductase, with amino-acid sequence MYDTIVIGLGPAGATAAIYLKRFNNDVLLIGKDLGALKESDMIENYYGFAEPISGNIIVANGIKQAERHGVPIIRDSVINIDEHDNYFIVTTEHAVFEAKTILLATGKNRKRLPVEGFNAYRGKGISLCVTCDGFFFRKKKIGIIGDGPYMLHELSLLTNLTDDITIFSNGINIKNDSYKVVTEPITGFYGDSKLTSLKTSNATYQLDGVFVAIGSPSALEFAQSLGIILDKETIIVDDNFQTNNPGVFAAGDVIGGFLQISKAVCDGTNAARKIHEYLRKK; translated from the coding sequence ATGTATGATACGATAGTTATCGGTCTTGGACCTGCTGGGGCAACCGCGGCTATTTACTTGAAACGATTTAATAATGATGTTTTATTAATTGGAAAAGACCTCGGTGCTTTAAAAGAAAGTGATATGATTGAAAATTATTATGGGTTTGCTGAACCTATTTCAGGCAATATTATTGTCGCAAACGGTATTAAACAAGCTGAAAGACACGGTGTACCAATCATAAGAGATTCTGTGATTAATATAGATGAGCATGATAATTACTTTATTGTTACAACCGAACATGCTGTTTTTGAAGCAAAAACTATTTTATTAGCCACAGGAAAAAATAGAAAAAGACTTCCAGTTGAAGGCTTTAATGCTTATCGTGGGAAAGGTATTAGTCTATGTGTTACTTGTGATGGCTTTTTCTTTAGAAAAAAGAAAATAGGCATTATTGGTGATGGTCCTTACATGTTACACGAATTAAGTCTTTTAACTAACTTAACTGATGATATTACTATTTTTAGTAATGGGATAAATATTAAAAATGATTCTTATAAAGTAGTTACCGAACCTATTACAGGGTTTTATGGAGATAGTAAGTTAACTAGTTTGAAAACTAGTAATGCTACTTATCAGTTAGATGGAGTATTTGTTGCGATAGGCTCTCCTTCTGCTTTAGAATTTGCTCAAAGTTTAGGCATCATTCTAGATAAGGAAACCATTATAGTTGATGACAACTTCCAAACAAATAACCCTGGGGTGTTTGCGGCTGGTGATGTTATTGGTGGGTTTTTACAAATTTCAAAAGCTGTTTGCGATGGTACAAACGCTGCTAGAAAAATCCATGAATATTTAAGAAAAAAATAA
- a CDS encoding M3 family oligoendopeptidase, giving the protein MTFNEFPYQRPSIEEYKKEAKTILESISNGKDAATEIKAIKAFHALNDKVETMITLASIRNSIDTRDEYYEAEQAFFDENMPYLQEISNEFTNKILTSKNREALVKEFGELLFKQAEVSKKTFKPEIVEDLQLENKLSTEYSKLTSSAQIEFEGSIYNLSQMAPFVQSTDRETRKQANLAVSKFFSDNLEAYDRIYDDMVQVRTRIAKRLGYENFVQLGYDRFGRTDYTSKEVKAYREQIYETVVPLVNELTERKAKRLGIKNPQSYDLTLSFLSGNPTPKGNKDWQVEKATKMYKEMSKETDEFFTFMLKNGLLELDSKPGKQGGGYCTFLPSYNAPFIFANFNGTSHDVDVLTHEAGHAFQVYQSRNLIPEYRWPTMEAAEIHSMSMEFLAWPWINEFFLEDTEKYKFSHLAGAVTFLPYGALVDHFQHEVYENPSLTPTERRQVWRKLEKQYLPFKKYDEDEFLENGGFWLRQGHIFSSPFYYIDYTLAQVCAFQYWTKSREDYKKAWESYLSLCKLGGSKSFLGLVEASKLKNPFIKGSIKEIIKPIKEYLDQVDDKKL; this is encoded by the coding sequence ATGACATTTAATGAATTCCCATATCAACGACCAAGTATTGAAGAATATAAAAAAGAAGCTAAAACTATTTTAGAAAGTATCTCAAATGGAAAAGATGCTGCTACTGAGATAAAAGCTATTAAAGCATTTCATGCTTTAAATGATAAAGTAGAAACAATGATTACTTTAGCATCAATCAGAAATAGTATCGATACTAGAGATGAATACTATGAGGCAGAACAAGCATTTTTCGATGAAAATATGCCTTACTTACAAGAAATTAGCAATGAATTTACTAATAAAATATTAACAAGTAAAAACAGAGAAGCTCTAGTAAAAGAGTTTGGAGAACTTCTATTTAAACAAGCAGAAGTTTCTAAAAAAACTTTTAAGCCTGAAATAGTTGAAGACTTGCAACTAGAAAATAAATTATCAACAGAATATTCAAAACTAACTTCTAGTGCTCAAATAGAATTTGAAGGAAGTATTTATAACTTAAGTCAAATGGCTCCATTTGTTCAATCAACAGATAGAGAAACAAGAAAACAAGCTAATTTAGCAGTCTCTAAATTCTTCAGTGATAATTTAGAAGCATATGATAGAATTTATGATGATATGGTTCAAGTTAGAACTAGAATTGCTAAAAGATTAGGATATGAAAACTTTGTACAATTAGGCTATGACAGATTTGGTAGAACTGATTATACGTCAAAAGAAGTAAAAGCATATAGAGAGCAAATTTATGAAACAGTTGTGCCACTTGTTAATGAATTAACAGAAAGAAAAGCTAAACGTTTAGGCATTAAAAACCCACAAAGTTATGATTTGACTTTATCATTTTTATCAGGTAATCCTACACCTAAAGGAAATAAGGATTGGCAAGTAGAAAAGGCAACTAAGATGTATAAAGAGATGTCAAAAGAAACTGATGAATTCTTTACTTTTATGTTAAAAAATGGATTATTAGAATTAGATAGTAAACCAGGAAAACAAGGAGGAGGATACTGTACCTTTTTACCAAGTTATAATGCCCCATTTATATTTGCTAACTTTAATGGAACCTCACATGATGTTGATGTTTTAACACATGAAGCTGGACATGCATTCCAAGTATATCAAAGTAGAAACTTAATTCCAGAATATCGTTGGCCAACAATGGAAGCAGCTGAAATTCATTCTATGAGTATGGAATTTCTAGCATGGCCATGGATTAATGAATTTTTCTTAGAAGATACTGAAAAATATAAATTTTCACATTTAGCAGGTGCAGTGACTTTCTTACCATATGGAGCATTAGTAGATCACTTCCAACACGAAGTATATGAAAACCCAAGTCTTACTCCAACTGAAAGAAGACAAGTATGGAGAAAACTAGAAAAACAATACTTACCGTTCAAAAAATATGATGAAGATGAATTCTTAGAAAACGGTGGATTCTGGCTTAGACAAGGACATATCTTTAGTTCACCATTCTATTATATCGATTATACGCTTGCCCAAGTATGCGCCTTCCAATACTGGACTAAGAGTAGAGAAGATTATAAAAAGGCTTGGGAAAGCTATCTAAGCCTATGTAAATTAGGTGGTTCTAAGAGCTTTTTAGGATTAGTTGAAGCATCAAAATTAAAAAATCCTTTCATAAAAGGAAGCATTAAAGAAATTATTAAACCAATTAAAGAATACTTAGATCAAGTAGACGATAAAAAATTATAA